A window of Pyrinomonadaceae bacterium genomic DNA:
GCTTTCGAACGCGTCCGGCGCGACGATCGGCGACGCATCCGGACTTGGAACTATTCAGAACGACGATGCCTGTCCGCCCCAGGCGACGGTTTATGTGGACGACAGTTGGACGGGTACTCCGCTGGGAACCGATCCTGATGGCGGCGGTCTCGCCACTAACTTTGGCTGCGATTCGTTCGCGACGATTCAGGGTGGCGTCGACGGCGTGGCTGTCGGTGGCACGGTGATCGTTTACGCGGGAACGTACAACGAGGACGTTAACGTTTATAAAGCCGGCGTGAGCATCCTCGGTGCGGGTGCTGGCTCGGTAAGTGTGGTGGGACCGATTGGCGGTTCCGGCGCGACATTCCAGATCACCGCAAGTAACGTCACCCTGGCGGGCATGACCATTACGCGGGCGGGCAACAACACCACCGACTGGAACAATCCGAATCTGAATTCGGTAGGCGTGGCAATTCAGGGCCTATCGGTCACTGGGGCACTCATTCGCGATAACGTCATTACCGGTAATCGCACCGGCATCGACATCAACAACAGCGGCGGCCACACGATTCGCAACAACGTCATCGACTTCAACCGGACAGGCCTGATCTTCCGTAACCAGACTGACCAGATGACGGTGATCGAGAACTTCATCACCAACAACTGGACGGTCGGCGTCCTGTTCCTCGATGCCAGTGGCGGCACGAACAGTCCGGTCCAGCAAGCCCTCCATGGTGCCTTTAATAACAACAGCATCAGCGCCAACTGGTACGGGCAGATCGTTGATCGCCAGTCGGGTGGATCTCTCCCGCCGCCGGCCACGACAAACTACAAGAACTTCCGCGGCAACTGGTTCGGGACCACCTCGCCGGTCGTGACCACGGCGAACAGTGCTGAACCAGGCTACGCGGTGCAGATTCCTGTGCTTTATGGCGGCTCGGCCACGCCTCCGGGAGGTCAGCCCGACATTGCCGGTCCGGCGTCGGCCAACTTCCAGTACACGCCATTCCTGTTGAGCGGGACCGACACCGATGTCGAGACAGTTCCCGGTCGGGGAACGAACGGCTTCCAGGGAGTTGCGAACACTGTAGTGGTCTCGTATGTGACCCCGAACGGCTGGTTCTTCTTCGATGACCTGCCCGGCACGGGAACGGGATCGGGAGGTTTTGAGATTGGCCCGGCGACGCCGCCACTCGGAACGGGCAGTGCGTTCCTGACCGTGGACGCGCAGGGACGTCATGCCCTCGGCGTCTTCAATTACAACGGAACGCGCGCGGATGACCTGCTGGCGCTGCTCTATCACAGCTATCAGAACAACAACACGAACACCGTGGTGGCGAATTCGCTGCAGTTCGACATCGACTACGACCTCAACGACGCGGCGACTGCGTACTCCGGGCGTCTGGTCTTTGAACCGTACCTGTCGCCGGCGCAGGGTGCTGTGGCGCAGAACGTCTGGCAGAACTGGGACGCGCGAGGCGGCATGTGGTACGGGACGCGAACGACCGTAACGGTCAACAACGTCGCCGGCGTTCCCCAGCCATGTCAGCCCGCGTCGCCTTGCACCTGGGCGCAGGTGCTGTCGCTGTTCCCGAACGCCGGCGTGCGCAACGCGGTTGGCAGCGCCGTGCTCTTTAAGGCGGGTGGGCCGTGGGCGCCGGGCTTCGACGGCAACGTCGACAACTTCCGGCTGCAACATAACGGCGCGCTCGTGACCTACGACTTTGAGCCGGGACCGCAACTCTCTATCAACGATGTGACCCAGGTCGAGACCAACGGGGGCACTACGGCCTTTACCTTCAACGTCACGCTTACTGAATCAAGCAGTCAAACCATCACGGTGAACTACCAGACCGCTGATGATTCAGCTACGACTGCCGACCTGGATTACAACGCAGTCGCTTCAACTGGAATAACCTTCAATCCGGGTGAGACCAGTAAACCGGTAACCATTCAGGTAAACGGCGATACCAAGTTTGAACTTAACGACCAGTTCTTCGTCAATCTTTCGGGCCCAGTGAACGCGACAATTCTGGACGGTCAGGGCGTCGGCACGATTACTAACGACGACACGCAGCCGACGATCCTGATCGACGACGTCACGGCCTTTGAAGGGGACAGCGGGACCACGGACTTCAATTTCACGGTGAGCCTGTCAAACGCGTCCTATCAAACGATAACCGTCACCGCTCAGACTGCGGACGGCACTGCCCTGATTTCCAATGCCGACTACAACGGCGCCGGTCCAACGATCCTGACGTTCGCGCCAAATGTGACCACGCAGCCGTTCCAGGTGCAGGCGAACGGCGACACGAACTTCGAGCAAACCGAAACCTTCGTGGTGAATCTGAGTCTGCCGACGAACGCGACCATCTCAGACCCGCAGGGTACCGGCACAATCACGAATGATGATGCGGCGCCCTCTATTTCGATTAATGATCTGACGGCGACGGAAGGTACCACCGCAGTTCCGCCGCTGACGAAGCAGTTTAATTTCACCGTCACCAAGACGGGGACGACTACCGAACAAGCGAGCGTCACCTTCCAGACCGCCGACGATACCGGTGGCGTAAATCCGGCGACTTCCGGCGCCGATTGCAGCACTCCCGGCGTGGACTACATTCCGAACAGCGGCACCGTGATATTCCCGGCCAGCGGTCCCGGTTCGACGTCCCAGACGGTCACGATTCTCGTGTGCCGTGACAGCGTTTTTGAAGCCAATGAGACATTCCTGGTGACTCTCTCTGGCCCGGTAGACGCCACAATCAGCGATGGCCAGGCAGTCGGCACGATAACCAACGACGATGTTCCCTCGGGAGGGTTCGTCGTGAACACGACCGCGGACGGCGACGATGGGTCGTGCCTGCCCATTGGCAGCGGTAACGGTTGCACTTTGCGCGAAGCAATCAACGCGGCGAACGCGAGTCCCGCGGCTACGGCAATTAACTTTGCGATCCCGGCGAATGACGCGCGCCACTTCTACTACAAGGATGATGGGGTTGCGAACCAGGTAACCCATGACCTGACGCACGTGCTCGTGACCACGGCGGCAAACGATGCGGCCTTGCCGGTCGACAAGGATCCGGATTGGCCGCACGGCTGGTGGTCGATTCTGCCGGCTTCCGCCTTGCCGGCCCTGACGCAGGCAGCCACTGTTGACGGTTATACCCAGACCGAGGCCGCGGTGAACACTTCCGCGACCAGCACCAACGCCGTGCTCAGAATTGAAGTGGAAGGCTCCAGCGCGGGCGCTACGGTGACTGGTCTGGTGGTCTCAAATGGATCGTCAATCGTCCGCGGTCTTGTGATCAACAGATTCACCGACCACGGCCTGCAATCCAGTGGCGCGGTCACCGGTAATTTCATCGGTACCGATGTCAGCGGCACTCTCGACCTGGGGAATACGGGTAGTGGCGTGCTGGGCGCCAACAATATGACCATTGGCGGTACTACCCCTCAACTCGCCAACTTGCTCTCGGGCAACGATAGCCACGGAATTCTGTTCACGAACTTCAACAGCAGTATCGTCCACGGCAACTACGTCGGCACCAAGGCTGATGGCGTCAGCGCGCTGGGCAATGGCGGGAACGGCATTCACCTCACCGGCGGGAGCGCGGTATTCAACACAATCGGCGGCACGGCTTCCGGTGAACCGAACATTATCGCTTTCAACGCAAACGATGGCGTGTCGTTGCCGGATGCAGGCATTGGAAACGTCATCCGTGGTAATTCGATCTTCTCGAACGGCACGACCGCTTCGCATCTGGGAATCGATCATGGACCGGTCGATGGGGAGACCGCCAACGACGCTGCGCCTGATGCGGATAGCGGTCCGAATGCATTGCAGAACTTCCCGGTCATCCGGTCAGCGGTGGTTGGTAGTCCCCACCTGATCTCAGGGACGTTAAGCTCGGTGCCGAACCAGACCTTCACGATCGATTTGTATGCGAACACTGTTTGCGACACGTCAGGTAATGGGGAAGGGAAGACTTATCTTGGGTCGACCACCACGACCACCGATGCGAACGGCCTCGGCGGGTGGAGATTCAGTCCGGCGACGCTTAATCTGACCGATCAAATTACGGCGACGGCCACGAGCGTCAACAATAACACCTCAGAATTCTCGCTGTGCTTCACGCCCACGACGTTCAACGCTGGGCAGCTTCAGTTCGCCCAAACGGCAATCAGTGATCCGGAAACTAATACCGGGTCGCACACAGTAACTTTCACGGTGCAGCGGGTCGGCGGGTCTAATCGGCCGGCTTCAGTCAATTACACCATCAACGATGGCTCGGCGACCGTCGCTGATAATGACTATTCAGTCAGTTCGCCAACCGGAACACTGCAATGGCCGAACGGAGACTCGACCGACCGCACCATTACCATCACCGTAAATGGCGACACTAAGTACGAGGGCGACGAGACACTAACGATCGTGCTCTCAAGTCCGGTGGGGGCGACGATTGCCGGCCCGGACACGGCCACGCTGACGATTACCGATGACGATCTGTTGCTGGTTGACGACGATTTGGTCCAGTGTCCGACTGCCGCGTACACGACCATTCAATCTGCAATCACTGCCGCTTTGGCCGGTCAGACGGTTCAGGTGTGCGCGGGAACTTATGAAGAGCATGTCACCGTCAATAAGAGTCTGACCGTGCTGGGCCCGAACGCCAATATCAACCCGAACACCGGTGTCCGAGTCGCTGAAGCCATCATCAGTCCAATTGCCAGCGACCCGCTGAACCCGGGCTTTAACGGGCCCATTGTGGTCACTTTCAGCGCCAGTGGAGTTACCTTCAAAGGCTTCACCGTCGACGGCGATAACCCGTTAAATGCCTCTGGCGTTGTCTTCAACGGCTCTGACGTTGACGCGGAGTTCGGCATCTACGGCGATGGCTCTGCCGACATGGATGCGGTAATTGAAAACAACATCGTTCAGAACATCGGCGAGATCGCGATTTGGCTAAATACCTTTGGGATTGGCGGTCCGAGAAATGCCAATAGCCGCATAACTGCGAATAAGGTCGATAACGTTCTCGGTGCCTTTGGACAGGCGTTGCGCATTTCCGACGATTGCTGGGCCGACGTGACGAACAACGTCGTTACCCGCTCGCGCTTAGGAATTGTCATTGAGAATTTCAGCGGCAACGTCACCACGCATCCGGCGTCGGTCATCGAAAACAACGACGTCACGACGTTCCGCATCGGTATCCGTCACAATTTGCACTACGTTTACGGGTTGCCGGGCTTCACCATTCGCAACAACACGGTGCAGTCATACGTTCAGACACCGATGCCGTCACAGGTAACGACGCCGACTACTTATGAAGGTATTCGCGTTGAATCAATCCAACAGACGGTGACAGTGGATGTCACGAACAATACCGTGGACGGCAACCGGACGGCACTCCAGACAGCAGGTTATACGCGGGTTGAGGGTCTCGGTATTACGAACTCCTCGGCCGTGTCACCGAACATTCGCTTTACCGGCAACCGCTCTACGGACAGCATCCGCGGCGTCTTCCATGACACGCCCGCCGTGCCGACGTTTACCTGCAACACCATTGCGGGCAACTCTACCGGCGTGGAAATAAGTGCGAATGCTACAAATGGCCTGATCGCGAACAATAACAACATCTTCGGCAACGGCGTTGGGATGCTCAATAACAGTCCCGCCGGCAGCATCAATGCTGAGAATAACTACTGGGGAAGCGCAACCGGGCCGACCATCGCCAGTAACCCGACTGGAACCGGCGACAGCATCACCGGCACGGGGGCCTTAGCGGTGGATTACGACCCGTTCCTTACCAGTGCTGCCTCGTGCGCACCGGTCGCGCCGCCCACCATCAGCAAGGCCTTTGGCACAGTGTCGGTGCCGCCCAACGGTTCGACTACATTGAGCTTTACGATCGGTAATCCGAACAGCAGCACGCTTACGGGAATCGGCTTTACCGATCCGCTGCCGGCCGGACTCATCGTCGCGACGCCCAACGGTCTGACCGGAAGTTGCGGTGGCGGCACGATTACCGCGGCCGATGGCTCAAGCAGCATCAGTCTCTCGGGCGCGACTTTGACGGGAGGCGCTACGTGCACCTTCACGGTGAACGTGGAGGTCAATACTTTGGGCGCGAAGAACAACACCACGGGGAACGTGAGCTCAACTGAGGGCGGCGTCGGTGGCACCGCTTCGGCCACTCTCAACGTGACCCCGCCTTCGTTGTCCATCAGTGACGTCACGCTGGCTGAAGGAACCGGCGGCACAACCAACTTTGTCTTCACCGTGACGAAGACCGGTGACGGCGCCACTGATGTGAATTTCACCACTGTTGACGGCACTGCCCAGGACGACCTTCCGGTCAGCGAAGACAACGACTACACGCCGAACAACGGCACCTTAAGCTTTGGTGTGACAGAACCGACCAAGACGATTACGGTCGTGGTCAATGGAGACGCTACGCCGGAACTTATCGAGAACTTCACGGTGGTCTTGTCGGGGCAGACCGGCGGCGCGACGATCACTGATGATACGGGCCTCGGGACGATTCTGAATGACGACGAATCAGCCACGGCCGGCCAACTGATCATTAGTGAGTTCCGCTTGAGCGGACCGGGCGCCAACGCAACGGAACAGGCGAACAACGAATTTATTGAGCTCTACAACAGCACGGATCAGGATCTGTTCGTGACGACCACTGATGGTTCGACCGGTTGGGCCGTGGCAAACTCGAGCGGTGTCCCGATCTTCTTTGTCCCGAACGGCACGACGATTCCGGCGCGCGGACATTTCCTTGGCACAAATACAAACGGCTATTCGCTGAAAGATTATGGCGGCACAGACGCGGCGCTGGGCGACGCCACCTGGACGACCGATGTTCCGGATAACACCGCGCTGGCCGTGTTCCGCACAAATAATGCGGCGAACTTCAATGCGACGAATCGCCTCGATTCGGTCGGTCCGAACACTGAAACCAACCCGCTGTACAAAGAGGCCGCCGGATACGCGCCACTCGCGCCGGCAGATGTCGCGCAAAATCTGGAACACACCTTCTTCCGTCAGATATGCGTGTTCCAGGCCGGTTGCCCGACGCCGGGACGGCCGCGCGATACGCAGGACAATGCGGCTGACTTTATCTTTGGCGACACGACCGGAGCGCCTACGTCAGCCGGGCAACGTTTAGGCAGCCCCGGCCCTGAGAACCTCGCGTCGCCAATCAAGCGCGACCCGGTCGTAAATCTAGTGTTACTCGACGCGACTGTTTCGGAGGCGGTCGCACCAAACCGCGATCGGAATACCACGTCTGACCCGGTCAACGCATCGCTCTTCGGGACCATGACGATTCGTCGTCGCGTCGTGAATCAAACCGGGGGCACCGTTACCAGGCTTCGGTTCCGCGTGATCGACATGACCACGCAACCGTCAGGTGCATTCGCCGATTTGCGTCTCCGATCATCGTCGAATCAAGTCATCAGCATGGTTAACGACGCGAATACCTGCGCGTCAACGGGGACGCCGACTACGGCACCATGCTCGGTCAACGTCACCGGGCTGACGCTTGAGCAGCCACCGAATCACCCGGCGGCAAATGGCGGCGGCCTGAATACCACTGTGACTTTGCCGTTGTCAGGCGGGCTGCCCGATGGCCAGAGCATCAACGTGAACTTCCTGCTCGGAATCCAGAAGACGGGAGCATTCCGGTTCTATCTGGTAATTGAGGCGCTACCGTAATCAGTGAGCGGTGCGCAGTGGGCAGTGAGCAGTTAGCAATAGACAGGAAAAGGCCGCGTGAAGATTCGCTCCTCACGCGGCCATTTTTATTGATTCGGAGCTAAGAAGTCGGCTGCAAAGCTCCTCACAGTCTAGCCAAAGAAAATCTCGGCGATGCGATAAATCTCTTCGTCCAGCCGTTTGAGTTCGCCGATGGCTTCATCCAATGAAGCTGACTCAATCTTATTTCCGCGCAAGGCCGCCATCCGGCCGAATTCACCAGCCTGAATCATTTCATAGGCCTTAATTCCGAACCGCGTTGCCAGAATCCGATCGAATGGTGTCGGTGAACCTCCGCGCTGCACGTATCCGAGTTTGGTCACGCGCGCCTGAATACCGATACAGCGCTCGATCTCGTTGGCCAGCGCTTCGCCGATGCCGCCCAGACGATCGTGACGGTAAATCGCCTCGTACTGCTCCTTGCTCAGGAATACCTCGTCCGGATGCGGATGCGCGTCTTCCGCGACCACCACGATGGAAAAAGCGCGCCCTTCGGATTTGCGGTGCGACAGCAATTCGCACACGCGCGAAATACGAAACGGATGCTCGGGAACCAGCACGACGTCCGCGCCGCCGGCGAGGCCACCGTACGCGGCGATCCACCCGGTGTGACGACCCATAACCTCAACCACCATCACCCGGTGATGAGATTCGGCAGTCGAATGGAGACGATCGATGGCGTCAGTGACGATCGTCACGGCCGTGTCGAAACCGAAAGTGAAATCGGTGCCGCTGATGTCGTTGTCAATCGTCTTCGGAATTCCGACGAGTTTAACCTGGTGGTGCCGCCACAAATCGCGCGCCGCTGAAAGCGAGCCTTCACCGCCAACCACGACCAGCCCGTCCATTTGCCGCGACGCAAAATTTTCCTTGAAGGCTGAGAGAGAGCTTTCGTCTTTGAGCGGATTGAATCGCGAGGTGCCCAGAATTGTGCCGCCCCGCGGCAGAATCCCGATCACCTTGTCCCGCGACAGCTCTTCAATGTCGTTTTCCACCAGTCCGCGGTAGCCATTCCGAATGCCGAGCACGGTGGCGCCGTCTCGCGTCGCGCAGCGCACGATCGCGCGAATGGCCGCGTTCAGCCCCGGACAGTCTCCCCCGCCTGTGAGTACCCCAATTCGCATTTTGATTATTTTCTGCGCGCAACGATCTCGCGCGTTGCAATTTTCTGGTTTAAGATCATTGCGCCCGCATTTTACGTATGTCAACCGAGGGGTAAAATTCTCTGTCCACTGAACCGGTCATTCTTGCGATCGAAACAGCCACGCGCGCCGGTGGTGTCGCCATCGCCCGCGGCGAAGAAATTCTTGCCTCGCGGCCGGGCGACGCGTCGTCTTCGCATTCGCAGGACCTGATTGAGAACATCGACGCGGTGCTTAAAGACGCGGGTGTCGAGTTGTCCACGGTTGACCTTTTGGCGGCCGCCATCGGGCCCGGAAGTTTCACCGGATTACGAATCGGGTTGGCCACCGTGAAATCGCTCGCCGTGTCGCTTGAGCGCAAGTGCGTCGGCGTTTCGACGCTGGCGGCGGTAGCACACGCGGCGGGCACAGCCGATCGCATAGTCGCATTGCTGCCCGCGGGACGCGGCGAAGTCTTCGCGCAGATGTTCGCCGTTCGTGATAACGAAGTGGGAGCGCTCAATGAACCTGCGCACATCAGCCCCGCTGCCCTCGTGGCGAAATACGGCAACCATGCGCAGTTGACGTGGGCCGGCGAAGGCGCGCATGCGCAGGTGGAATTAATCCGCAGCGAAGCCCGCGCGAAGGGAATCGAGCTACAGGTCGGCGCGCCTGCACCGCACACGAATGGGTGGAGGCTGGCGCCGCCGTCCCCGGAACTTGCCCAAGATGTCGCAAAGTTAGCTGCGCGCGAATGGCGTAAAGGAAACGTGATCGACCCTGAGGAACTGCGCGCGAATTACGTCCGCGCTTCCGACGCGGAAATAAAGACTCATGCTTGAGACCGCCATCTCCAGTGATCAGAGATTCGTCACGCTCGACCGTATGACTGAGCATGACTTGCTCGAGGTCGTCGCGCTCGAAGAAATGTGCAATCTGAGCCCGTGGGGCTGGGAAGCTTATCACGCGGAATTGCAGTCCGTCGCTAACTCGCTCATGCTGGTCGCGCGCATCACCAATTCCACGAGTGAGGCCGAGCGCCCGATTGTTGGGTTCATCGTGGCGCGCGAGTTGGCCGATGAAATTCACATCAACAACGTGGCGGTTAAGCCTGAATTTCGCGGACGTGGCATCGGGCAGATGCTGATGAAAACGGCCCTCGCCTGGGGCCGCGAACGGCATGCCCGGCAGGCAGTTCTCGAAGTTCGGGCGGGAAATGACCGCGCGCACCAGCTTTATCGTGGTTGCGGATTTGAAGTAATTGGCCGGCGGCGGAGCTACTACAAATCTCCGGTGGAAGATGCCCTGTTAATGGCAGTTTCTTTGACACAGACGCCTTGATTTGGCCTGCTAAATTGGCTAACATTTCGCCCATGCTACAGCCCCGTGAGAATTTCTCACCGCGGTCATTCTTTCCAACTAACAATGTAGAAGGAGATTCCTGAAATGGACACGACTACGGCGGATTCTGTGAAAGAGCAGTTAATGATGACCAACTCTGAGTTCCGCGAATTGGTGCGGGAACATGGTCGATACGAACAACGCTTGAGCGAGCTGTCCGCCCTCGCTTATCCCAGCGATGACGAACAGTTGGAAGAGACGACGTTGAAAAAGAAGAAGTTGGCCATCAAAGATCAGATGTATTCGTTGATGCTTGAACACGAGAAGCGTTCCAGCACTGAGCACTAATCCTTTTCGGTAACAACAGCCTGAGCGCGTTTTCGGGCTCAGCCAGCCGCAGACTCGATAGACGGGGACGACACATTCCCGACGCCGGTCGGGATTCGGCCCCGTTTTGTTTCTTATAGGTAGCGCAGACTCAGCCGGTGCTGTCAGTAACCAGTGGTCCGTTGTCAGTTGTATCTCTTTTCCAACTGACGACTGACCACTGACGATTGACAGCCCAGATTTAAAGTCTGGGCCACTTTATTATGGTTCGTGATGGCATTCCCTGGGTGGCGGTTCCGCTGGCGCTCGCCATTCTTCCGATGCTGTTCGGACTGTGGTGGGTGGCGATGGCCTTCATTCTCCTTGCCGCCTTCATGGCCTACTTCTTTCGCGATCCGCGGCGCACGATTCCCTCCGAACCCGGCATCATCGTTGCTCCCGCGGACGGACGCGTAACCCTGGTGAGACGCGGTGAACCTGAACTTGGATCGGACTCGCTGGTCAGCATCTTTCTGTCGCCCCTGGATGTGCACGTAAACCGGGCGCCGATTGCGGGGAAAATCACGGCGGTCCAATACCGGAAGGGCAAGTTTCTGATGGCTACGGATGAACGCGCCCGGGACGTGAACGAGCAGAACACGCTCACCCTTGAGGGCGACAACATCCGCGTAAAATGCTCGCAAATTGCGGGAATCCTTGCCCGCAGAATTGTTTGTTGGAAGCGGGAAGGGGACAGAGTAGAATTGGGCGAACGATTTGGCATGATCAAGTTTAGCTCGCGCACTGATGTGCTTCTTCCGTCCAGTGTCGAGGTCGTCGTCAAAAAAGGCTCGCGCGTGCGTGGCGGCGTCACAATAATCGGGAGAATCAGACAATGAACGTTTCTCGATTCCGGAGACAGGATCATTTGGGGGTCGCGCCGACTCCCGCGGCGCGCAAAGGACTGCGCAAAGGCGTGTACGTCGTTCCTTCGCTGTTCACCTCGCTTAACATTCTGGCGGGCTTTTACTCGCTGATGGCCTCGATGAGTGGTTTCAGCCTGCTGGAACGCGGGGCCGTCGCCGAAGCGACCGTGCGGTTCGATCATGCCGCGATCGCGATTGGCCTGGCCTTTCTTTGCGACACCCTGGACGGGCGCATCGCGCGCATGACCAAGAGCACGACCGAGATTGGTGTGCAGCTCGACTCTCTGGCAGACGTTGTCTCTTTCGGGTTGGCGCCGGCGATGCTGGCCTACGCCTGGGGTTATGGTTACGCCTTGCGCGACTGGCCTAACGTCCGGCAGCTCGCCTGGTTTCTGTCGTTCATGTATGTCATCTGCGGCGGCTTCAGGCTGGCGCGCTTCAATGTGCAGGCGATGCGCCCGCGCCCGATGGCCGAAGGGACCAGTAAAGTCGATAAAAAGAGTTTCGTCGGTCTGCCGATCCCGGTGGCGGGATGTCTGATTGCGGCCATCGTGCATTTCGCGCCGACTCCGCTGCGTTACACCCAACGCTTCGAAGCCCGCGCCATCGGAATGCTGGTGCTGGTCGCCTTTCTCAGTGTGTTGATGATCAGCACGATTCGCTTCACCAGCTTCAAATCCGTGGGCGCCGGCCGCCGCTTGAGCCCGCGGCATGTCATCTTCCTGATAGCTTTATTTGGATTGATCTATCTGTATTCGCAGTGGGTGCTGCTGGCTCTGGTCGTTGGCTACATGGCGCACGGTCTGCTCTCGAGCGGTTTGGCGCCCCTGTTCCGTCTCTTCTCAGGGAAGTCGCAGGCGCCGGCGTCAGGATAGCGTTTGTGTCAGTACCCCGAGCGGTAGCGAGGCGGATCGACCATTCGACGTCGAGTGTACGATCCGGTCGCTATCGCTCCCGGTACTGACACGCTTCGTAAATCTCTCGTGCGGGTGTTAGCGGCTTGGTGAGAAAGCCATCAGGCCTTTAGCCGTCGTCAGGAAAACCATTTCCTGGACCACCACTGGCGCCGCGCCGCTGCTGTTCTCCTGGCCAATCTGCAACCGATTTACCGGCTTTCCGTCTTTCAAACTAAGAACGATCGCGCTGTCGGTGGACAGGGGCGTGAAAAGGGCGCCATCCGCAGCGGTGATGGGCCGTGCCGGTACTCGCCCCGGCAATAACTGTCGCCAACGGACTGAGCCGCCGCTGAGCGAAAGCAGGTAGGCGAAATTATCGAACGAGGATGCCAGCACGCCGTCTTCCACCACGGCTACCGCCTGGACTGAAGCGCCGGTGCGCCGCTTCCAGACCATTTTGCCGCTGTCGTCGCGCACTGCGTATACATGACCGTCATCGGATCCAAAGAAGATTACGCCGTCACGGATCGCGATTGGACCGCGAATCGCGCCGCGCGTTCGCACCACCCAGAGAGCCTCGCCGTTTGATTGATTCAGCGCGCGCAGCCAGCCACCAACGCTGCCGATATACAGCCGTTCGCCCACGAGGGTTGGCTGCGAGTCGAATCCGTCGCCGTAACTATTGGCCCAAATGGTCGCACCCGTACGCTTGTCGAATGCGTTCACCACGCCATTCGCCGCGCCTGCGAACACCGCGCTCGGTCCCGCCGCCAGCCGGCCACGCAGCGGCGCCTGCAGGGTGCGCATCCACAAAGTGATACCC
This region includes:
- a CDS encoding ATP-dependent 6-phosphofructokinase, yielding MRIGVLTGGGDCPGLNAAIRAIVRCATRDGATVLGIRNGYRGLVENDIEELSRDKVIGILPRGGTILGTSRFNPLKDESSLSAFKENFASRQMDGLVVVGGEGSLSAARDLWRHHQVKLVGIPKTIDNDISGTDFTFGFDTAVTIVTDAIDRLHSTAESHHRVMVVEVMGRHTGWIAAYGGLAGGADVVLVPEHPFRISRVCELLSHRKSEGRAFSIVVVAEDAHPHPDEVFLSKEQYEAIYRHDRLGGIGEALANEIERCIGIQARVTKLGYVQRGGSPTPFDRILATRFGIKAYEMIQAGEFGRMAALRGNKIESASLDEAIGELKRLDEEIYRIAEIFFG
- the tsaB gene encoding tRNA (adenosine(37)-N6)-threonylcarbamoyltransferase complex dimerization subunit type 1 TsaB, coding for MLASRPGDASSSHSQDLIENIDAVLKDAGVELSTVDLLAAAIGPGSFTGLRIGLATVKSLAVSLERKCVGVSTLAAVAHAAGTADRIVALLPAGRGEVFAQMFAVRDNEVGALNEPAHISPAALVAKYGNHAQLTWAGEGAHAQVELIRSEARAKGIELQVGAPAPHTNGWRLAPPSPELAQDVAKLAAREWRKGNVIDPEELRANYVRASDAEIKTHA
- the rimI gene encoding ribosomal protein S18-alanine N-acetyltransferase, producing the protein MLETAISSDQRFVTLDRMTEHDLLEVVALEEMCNLSPWGWEAYHAELQSVANSLMLVARITNSTSEAERPIVGFIVARELADEIHINNVAVKPEFRGRGIGQMLMKTALAWGRERHARQAVLEVRAGNDRAHQLYRGCGFEVIGRRRSYYKSPVEDALLMAVSLTQTP
- a CDS encoding YdcH family protein; protein product: MDTTTADSVKEQLMMTNSEFRELVREHGRYEQRLSELSALAYPSDDEQLEETTLKKKKLAIKDQMYSLMLEHEKRSSTEH
- a CDS encoding phosphatidylserine decarboxylase; the protein is MVRDGIPWVAVPLALAILPMLFGLWWVAMAFILLAAFMAYFFRDPRRTIPSEPGIIVAPADGRVTLVRRGEPELGSDSLVSIFLSPLDVHVNRAPIAGKITAVQYRKGKFLMATDERARDVNEQNTLTLEGDNIRVKCSQIAGILARRIVCWKREGDRVELGERFGMIKFSSRTDVLLPSSVEVVVKKGSRVRGGVTIIGRIRQ
- a CDS encoding phosphatidylcholine/phosphatidylserine synthase, which encodes MNVSRFRRQDHLGVAPTPAARKGLRKGVYVVPSLFTSLNILAGFYSLMASMSGFSLLERGAVAEATVRFDHAAIAIGLAFLCDTLDGRIARMTKSTTEIGVQLDSLADVVSFGLAPAMLAYAWGYGYALRDWPNVRQLAWFLSFMYVICGGFRLARFNVQAMRPRPMAEGTSKVDKKSFVGLPIPVAGCLIAAIVHFAPTPLRYTQRFEARAIGMLVLVAFLSVLMISTIRFTSFKSVGAGRRLSPRHVIFLIALFGLIYLYSQWVLLALVVGYMAHGLLSSGLAPLFRLFSGKSQAPASG
- a CDS encoding PQQ-binding-like beta-propeller repeat protein; this encodes MQPKLPQLKSAIACLLLLLSLAVPALPATPELVLAQPLTLRWVYGSDRTTNFTPATDAKSIYLPLVDGTLVALNASDGKLLWKTEAGGHFSAAPVADETTLYVATEYPTGDTSAARGTLRALSKDTGITLWMRTLQAPLRGRLAAGPSAVFAGAANGVVNAFDKRTGATIWANSYGDGFDSQPTLVGERLYIGSVGGWLRALNQSNGEALWVVRTRGAIRGPIAIRDGVIFFGSDDGHVYAVRDDSGKMVWKRRTGASVQAVAVVEDGVLASSFDNFAYLLSLSGGSVRWRQLLPGRVPARPITAADGALFTPLSTDSAIVLSLKDGKPVNRLQIGQENSSGAAPVVVQEMVFLTTAKGLMAFSPSR